The following nucleotide sequence is from Chloroflexota bacterium.
CCTCTTGGTTTCCTCATGGGTAGGTGTGATATAGGTATGGTATCCGTTCGGAAACCCTCCCCGAATAGGTTCAACTCCTATGAGTTTCCTCATGAGTAGGTGACATTTAGGTTCAGGAACCCTACCCAGCTGCTTTGGACTTCCCTACACTGCACGTAAGGTGTCGTCACAAGTACGCTTCCACCCCTTTACGAGTTCAGTACTCTGCTACAAGTTCATGCGGCTTTCATACGAGTTCGGCTTCGGGCTTTACGAGAATGACGCCCCTTTTGAAACGGGTATGTAACGAGAACAACTACTTCACGCGAGATGAGGGTGCCCATGTCATACACAGCATCGTCGTAGCCCGCTGATCCTGGCTTATGGTGTTCCCTTATGCTCATTTCGGTGCACCGAAATAGGAAATGGGGGTTACCTCTTGAGAGGCGATCGTTCCCAGGAAACAGATTCCGCCCACTGCATCAAGCGCGTCCTGACCCCTGTCACGGCCCCCTTGACATTGGTCGCCCTTTGTGATATAATGCTACGTAAGGAGTTCTAATGACGACGATCAAGCTAGTCACGGCTGCTGAGGCAGCAAAGAGACTGGGAGTACATCCTAAGACGGTAAGCCGGCTCATGCGCCTCCAAAAGCTAGGTGCCATCAAGGTGGCTAATCGCTGGCTTATCGACGAGGCAAGCTTTGAGCAGTTCGCTAAGACCTACGTCGGGAAAAAGGGCAGGCCCAAGGGCTGGAGCCCCAAGAGGAAGGCAGAAAGGTGAAGGCAGGACTTTATTGCAGGGTGAGCACAGAGGAGCAGGCTGAGGGCTACAGTATTGACGCTCAGCTAAGGGCATGCCGCAACTTCGCCCGGGAGAAGGGATGGGCATTAGTGGCTGAATACGTTGATGAGGGTAGATCAGCCAGGAGCGAGGACATTAGTAAGAGGCCGAAGTTCAAGGAAATGCTGGAGGCAGCGAAGAGGCGGGAGTTCGACGTACTCATAGTGCACA
It contains:
- a CDS encoding helix-turn-helix domain-containing protein: MTTIKLVTAAEAAKRLGVHPKTVSRLMRLQKLGAIKVANRWLIDEASFEQFAKTYVGKKGRPKGWSPKRKAER
- a CDS encoding recombinase family protein, translated to MKAGLYCRVSTEEQAEGYSIDAQLRACRNFAREKGWALVAEYVDEGRSARSEDISKRPKFKEMLEAAKRREFDVLIVHKLDRFARNLLTTLRCFDELSQSGITFLSVSEQIDYTTPMGRVFLAMSGAFAQFYSDNLSQETKKGWSAR